A genomic window from Alkalihalobacillus sp. AL-G includes:
- a CDS encoding sulfite exporter TauE/SafE family protein, whose amino-acid sequence MEISLFIIGFIATFIGTLAGSGGLINLPAMLLIGVPIHSAIASNKFSNTLSSFSSFFVLLRKKEVDLKSALKIAPFSFVGGIAGGLIASSLSENVMMIIGISLLIVAFLVSFIGKPVEQSSRTSEVSYWTYPSLFGIGTYDGMFGPGQATFQMYLFFYQGIGYLRTIAYTRFNTFLSCLGAFITYFFADLIRWDVAIPLAIGSILGSQIAVRLAGKFSKTAVKILLRIITVLLLIQLVYQVVKGSV is encoded by the coding sequence ATGGAAATATCCTTATTCATAATTGGATTCATTGCAACCTTTATCGGGACGCTTGCCGGAAGTGGTGGACTAATAAATTTACCAGCAATGCTTCTAATCGGTGTACCCATTCACTCAGCAATCGCTTCCAATAAATTTTCGAATACACTCAGTTCGTTTTCGAGCTTTTTTGTGCTTTTGCGAAAAAAGGAAGTCGATCTTAAGTCTGCGCTAAAAATTGCACCGTTCAGTTTTGTCGGTGGAATAGCTGGCGGATTGATTGCATCCTCCCTTTCCGAAAATGTCATGATGATCATTGGGATCAGTTTATTGATTGTCGCTTTTCTTGTTTCATTTATCGGAAAGCCTGTTGAACAATCAAGTAGGACTTCTGAAGTTTCCTATTGGACATATCCTTCCTTGTTTGGGATCGGAACCTATGACGGTATGTTCGGTCCGGGGCAGGCTACGTTCCAAATGTACCTCTTTTTCTATCAAGGAATCGGCTACTTACGCACCATCGCTTATACGAGATTCAACACCTTTCTAAGCTGTCTCGGTGCATTTATTACTTATTTTTTCGCAGACCTCATACGGTGGGATGTGGCGATACCACTCGCAATCGGTTCAATACTCGGTTCACAAATTGCTGTCCGACTCGCAGGGAAATTTTCAAAAACAGCAGTGAAAATTTTACTTCGCATTATCACCGTGCTTTTATTGATCCAATTAGTTTACCAAGTTGTGAAAGGAAGTGTATGA
- a CDS encoding LysR family transcriptional regulator, with the protein MQITELQVLNVLAEELNMRKASERLFVSQPALSQRLQSIEQRWGAKLFIRSQKGLTLTPAGEKIIDFVKNTLETEESVRDEVLSLGDEVHGTLKLAVASIIGQYWMPKVLKKYVERFPNVKISLVTGWSSEVQRQLYDENFHVGIIRGNPDWKGPKEHLISDSLYLVDTTIKSLDDLQYTSRPFIQFKSHSTYYQEIQDWWIQKFKAPPKRTIVVDQIETCKQMALNGIGYAILPSISLTKKDRSLYTIPILNEKEVPLSRDTWIISSEASQQLKQVDAFLSLIKSMKKAT; encoded by the coding sequence GTGCAAATTACAGAGCTACAAGTATTAAACGTGCTAGCGGAAGAACTGAATATGCGAAAAGCGTCTGAAAGATTGTTCGTATCTCAGCCCGCTCTTAGTCAACGTCTCCAATCAATCGAACAGAGGTGGGGCGCAAAGCTGTTCATCCGTTCCCAAAAAGGACTAACCCTGACTCCAGCTGGTGAGAAAATCATTGATTTTGTAAAAAACACACTAGAAACAGAAGAATCAGTACGTGATGAGGTTCTTTCCCTAGGAGATGAAGTGCATGGGACACTAAAGCTTGCTGTTGCATCGATTATCGGGCAATACTGGATGCCGAAAGTGTTGAAAAAATACGTGGAACGTTTCCCAAATGTGAAAATTTCACTCGTTACAGGGTGGAGCAGCGAAGTTCAAAGGCAATTATACGATGAGAATTTTCACGTTGGTATTATCCGTGGTAACCCGGACTGGAAAGGACCGAAAGAACATTTGATTTCAGACAGCCTGTACCTGGTTGATACGACAATCAAATCACTCGATGATCTACAATATACATCTAGACCGTTTATCCAATTCAAAAGTCATTCTACTTATTATCAGGAGATTCAAGATTGGTGGATTCAAAAATTCAAAGCACCACCGAAACGGACGATTGTCGTCGATCAAATTGAAACGTGCAAGCAGATGGCATTGAACGGAATTGGCTACGCAATATTACCTTCTATCAGCCTGACGAAAAAAGATAGGAGCTTATATACAATTCCGATTTTAAATGAAAAAGAAGTGCCTTTAAGCAGGGATACATGGATAATCAGCAGTGAAGCTTCACAACAGTTGAAGCAAGTCGATGCTTTTTTAAGTTTGATAAAGAGTATGAAGAAAGCAACTTAA
- the dapD gene encoding 2,3,4,5-tetrahydropyridine-2,6-dicarboxylate N-acetyltransferase, whose protein sequence is MKMMDANEIISFIQNSEKSTPVKVHIKGELEGIDFGANTKSFITENTGVLFGEWKDIKVAIQANEAQIEDYVVENDRRNSAIPLLDLKGVQARIEPGAVIRDQVEIGNNAIIMMGAMINIGSVVGEGTMIDMNVVLGGRATVGKNCHIGAGAVLAGVIEPPSAMPVVVEDDVVVGANAVILEGVNVGKGSVVAAGAVVTEDVPPLSVVAGTPARVIKQIDERTKGKTEIKQELRQLKED, encoded by the coding sequence ATGAAAATGATGGATGCAAACGAGATCATCTCGTTTATTCAAAATAGCGAAAAATCAACACCAGTAAAAGTACATATTAAAGGTGAACTGGAAGGAATTGATTTCGGTGCAAACACTAAATCATTCATTACAGAGAATACAGGTGTATTGTTCGGTGAATGGAAAGATATAAAAGTAGCGATTCAAGCTAATGAAGCACAAATAGAGGATTACGTAGTTGAAAATGATCGTCGTAATTCTGCTATACCACTTCTTGATTTAAAAGGTGTTCAAGCACGAATCGAACCCGGTGCCGTTATTCGTGATCAGGTTGAAATCGGTAATAACGCTATTATTATGATGGGGGCGATGATCAATATCGGATCTGTCGTCGGCGAAGGAACGATGATCGACATGAACGTTGTCTTAGGTGGCCGTGCAACAGTCGGTAAGAACTGTCATATCGGGGCAGGAGCGGTGCTCGCGGGTGTAATCGAGCCACCATCTGCAATGCCAGTCGTTGTAGAAGATGATGTAGTTGTTGGAGCAAATGCTGTGATCCTTGAAGGTGTAAACGTTGGGAAAGGGTCTGTAGTTGCAGCAGGTGCTGTCGTTACTGAAGATGTACCTCCTCTCTCAGTAGTTGCGGGAACTCCTGCACGAGTGATCAAGCAGATTGATGAAAGAACGAAGGGGAAGACGGAGATTAAGCAAGAGCTTCGTCAGTTAAAAGAAGATTAA